A region of Heteronotia binoei isolate CCM8104 ecotype False Entrance Well chromosome 2, APGP_CSIRO_Hbin_v1, whole genome shotgun sequence DNA encodes the following proteins:
- the TSPO2 gene encoding translocator protein 2: protein MWTHAIGFTALPHLGGFLGWLITRKEVPTWYETLKKPSWRPPNKIFPVAWTTLYTSMGYTSYLVWRYLDCFSSKAVVPLGLYGAQLALNWMWTPIFFGAHNLKLALLDVVGLYRLVLYSWYPVNKTATALMLPYLAWLTLASCLTYCIRRHNPEKGKKKK from the exons ATGTGGACCCATGCTATTGGCTTCACAGCCTTGCCCCATCTTGGTGGATTCCTTGGCTGGCTCATTACCCGGAAGGAAGTGCCTACATGGTATGAAACTCTGAAGAAGCCTTCATGGCGGCCGCCTAATAAAATATTCCCAGTTGCTTGGACAACACTGTACACTAGCATGGG CTATACTTCATACCTGGTGTGGAGGTACCTTGATTGCTTCAGCAGTAAAGCAGTTGTCCCACTGGGCCTCTATGGAGCTCAGCTTGCCTTGAACTGGATGTGGACTCCTATATTCTTTGGTGCTCATAACCTAAAACTG GCACTGCTGGATGTTGTGGGTCTATATAGGTTGGTGCTGTACTCCTGGTACCCTGTTAACAAGACTGCAACTGCATTGATGCTGCCTTACCTTGCCTGGCTGACCTTAGCTTCTTGTCTCACCTACTGCATACGGAGACacaatccagaaaagggcaagaaGAAAAAATGA